A single region of the Neisseriaceae bacterium genome encodes:
- a CDS encoding TonB-dependent receptor, with the protein MSLLLNFLYSDSRKNLPRLKLSVLFLSLSPALIIADELSEKAVTKLDDITVIGTRSKGMVKNNPHTITVINRRTLDNNPVSSVAEALDGTAGIEVTDSNSAGTKRVRIRGENSRRVTVLIDGQELTDHSNYGTPILENISEVDSIEVVHGPASVLYGSKAIGGVVNITTKSGGGVKAINGEIGSIYYGESGGWLLNTAILGQINQFGYRLAAYKEDHKEIKTPRSSYSAYSLRLEHTKRKSEGVNLSFGYTLGENLNHFIRMKLESSKLSSENWREPGILHSGFMPLNSFDINLPKRDKRKIGFFYDGEDINSLVKKIHFDTFYQTVVRGFENSLNSNIFETDDFTMLFVKGHVPGYVERIIPRAISGLSPILKPVKFSIANYSDDKLTNYGGTFQIDFQLPWNHYVIAGINYLSDRLESDKLTNITISDFIPKPLSNLRLKFIPNEIKKVHMGQYNANMNTVSLFGQDEWQVSDTLKLTTGLRYYKIAAKLNHSSDGVTQKGVKENKLLKAISLVYTGVPNSSFRIGYSEGYITPNLMQLFISTDAGGIASLPNPRLKSETSKNIELGARYAHSNLSLDGVLFLTKSKDYISLRSCRDNPLCSNVSRFRPSAIYANADRAKTYGLELGLSYLIPNSQVTPYIDMAWIKRKETLANRETYATDTPKLSGKMGVRYDNNESRIPFWVDVYVRGASRVTLAPELNPNNPGGNKPMTPLGGWVTANLSAGISPKVGENSKVQLVLKFNNITNTKYRSSFNSLPGSARNISLSTKWTF; encoded by the coding sequence ATGTCATTATTATTAAATTTTTTATATTCAGATTCTAGGAAAAATTTACCTCGATTAAAATTATCAGTTCTTTTTCTTAGCCTTAGTCCTGCTTTGATCATTGCAGATGAACTGTCAGAAAAAGCTGTTACTAAATTGGATGATATTACTGTCATAGGCACACGTTCTAAAGGGATGGTTAAGAATAATCCTCATACCATCACAGTCATTAATCGACGAACGTTAGATAATAATCCAGTAAGTAGTGTAGCTGAAGCGTTGGATGGCACTGCCGGTATAGAGGTGACAGATTCAAATAGTGCAGGAACAAAAAGAGTGAGGATTAGAGGTGAGAATTCAAGAAGAGTAACAGTATTAATTGATGGACAGGAATTAACTGATCACAGTAATTATGGTACACCAATATTAGAGAATATTTCAGAAGTAGATTCGATTGAGGTTGTACATGGGCCAGCCTCAGTTTTATATGGTTCTAAAGCAATTGGTGGAGTAGTTAATATTACAACTAAAAGTGGCGGTGGAGTTAAGGCGATTAATGGAGAGATTGGTTCGATTTATTATGGTGAATCTGGTGGTTGGCTTTTGAATACTGCCATTTTGGGTCAAATCAATCAATTTGGTTATCGTTTGGCTGCTTATAAAGAAGATCATAAAGAGATTAAAACTCCTAGAAGTAGCTATAGTGCTTATTCACTTAGATTAGAGCATACCAAACGAAAATCAGAAGGAGTTAATTTAAGTTTCGGATACACTTTGGGGGAAAATTTAAACCACTTTATAAGGATGAAGTTAGAATCTTCTAAGTTAAGTTCTGAAAACTGGAGAGAGCCTGGTATTTTGCACAGTGGATTTATGCCACTTAATTCTTTTGATATTAATTTACCTAAGCGAGATAAACGGAAAATAGGTTTTTTTTATGACGGGGAAGATATTAATTCTTTAGTGAAAAAAATTCATTTTGATACTTTTTACCAAACTGTTGTAAGGGGATTTGAAAACTCACTTAATTCTAATATTTTTGAAACTGATGATTTTACGATGTTATTTGTTAAGGGGCATGTCCCAGGTTATGTGGAAAGAATAATCCCTAGAGCTATTAGTGGTCTATCACCTATATTAAAACCTGTAAAATTTTCTATCGCTAATTATTCTGATGATAAATTGACCAATTATGGTGGGACATTTCAGATTGATTTTCAGTTGCCTTGGAATCATTATGTCATAGCGGGAATTAACTATTTGTCAGACAGATTAGAGAGTGATAAGCTGACGAATATTACTATTTCTGATTTCATTCCCAAACCCTTAAGTAATTTGCGTCTAAAATTTATTCCTAACGAAATTAAAAAAGTACATATGGGGCAATATAACGCTAATATGAATACAGTTTCATTGTTTGGTCAAGATGAATGGCAGGTGTCAGATACCCTTAAGTTAACAACTGGTTTACGCTACTATAAAATTGCAGCTAAACTAAATCATTCTAGTGATGGAGTAACCCAGAAAGGGGTAAAAGAAAATAAATTATTGAAGGCGATAAGTTTAGTTTATACAGGGGTGCCCAATTCAAGTTTTAGAATTGGTTATTCAGAGGGCTATATTACACCTAATCTAATGCAATTATTTATTAGTACAGATGCAGGGGGCATAGCTAGTTTACCAAATCCGAGATTGAAATCAGAAACTTCTAAAAATATTGAGTTGGGTGCTCGATATGCACATTCTAACTTAAGTCTGGATGGCGTACTTTTTTTGACCAAGTCAAAGGATTATATATCACTTAGAAGTTGTAGAGACAACCCTTTATGCTCTAACGTATCTAGATTTAGACCTAGTGCTATTTATGCAAATGCTGATAGAGCGAAAACCTATGGTTTGGAGTTAGGTTTAAGTTATTTAATTCCTAACTCTCAAGTCACACCATATATAGATATGGCATGGATAAAGAGAAAAGAAACTTTGGCTAATCGAGAAACGTATGCTACAGATACACCCAAATTATCTGGAAAAATGGGTGTTCGCTATGATAACAATGAGTCGAGAATACCATTTTGGGTTGATGTCTATGTCAGAGGTGCAAGTCGAGTAACATTAGCTCCAGAGCTAAACCCTAATAATCCAGGAGGAAATAAGCCAATGACCCCACTTGGTGGTTGGGTAACTGCGAATTTATCGGCCGGAATTTCTCCTAAGGTTGGAGAAAATAGTAAGGTACAGCTGGTTTTAAAGTTCAATAATATAACTAATACAAAGTATAGGAGTTCATTTAATAGCCTACCAGGAAGTGCAAGAAATATAAGTTTGTCAACTAAATGGACATTTTAG
- a CDS encoding ribokinase: MIPKVTVIGSVNLDITIQTNKFPNIGETIIADQVSRFAGGKGANQAVAAKRLGADVTFIGTFGDDEPGNFLIDTLKKENIDLTFSQITKYRNTGTAYIISSNGDNLIIVDSGANQYITCDYINSIENILQQSDIILLQLEIPLNTVWHICNLSYQYNIPVILNPAPSAIIPKEILQKVSAITPNEHEILEIIHSDYQVHCIENVFDLLKEKIIMTNGQHGVLYYQNNTIQSQPAYQVNVSDTTGAGDVFNGALATFWHQGLEEAVTLANAAASLSVTKLGAQSGSPTYQELKYFLHQYRYSNG; the protein is encoded by the coding sequence ATGATACCAAAAGTTACGGTCATAGGTAGTGTAAATCTTGATATTACCATTCAAACCAATAAATTCCCTAATATAGGTGAAACTATAATTGCGGATCAGGTCAGTCGCTTTGCAGGTGGAAAAGGTGCTAATCAAGCTGTAGCAGCTAAACGTTTAGGTGCTGATGTAACTTTTATAGGTACTTTTGGAGACGATGAACCAGGTAATTTTTTAATAGATACCTTAAAAAAGGAGAATATTGATTTAACATTCAGTCAAATCACTAAATATCGTAATACAGGAACTGCCTATATTATTTCTTCCAATGGCGATAATCTAATTATCGTTGATTCCGGTGCAAACCAGTATATTACATGTGACTATATTAATTCGATTGAAAATATTTTACAGCAAAGTGACATCATTTTATTACAGCTAGAAATCCCATTAAATACAGTATGGCATATTTGTAACCTATCTTACCAATACAATATTCCTGTAATCTTAAACCCTGCACCTTCAGCCATAATACCCAAAGAAATATTACAGAAAGTCAGCGCTATTACACCTAATGAACATGAAATTTTAGAAATAATACATTCAGACTATCAAGTTCATTGTATAGAAAATGTTTTTGATTTACTTAAAGAAAAAATCATCATGACCAATGGCCAACATGGCGTCTTATACTATCAAAATAACACAATACAATCACAACCAGCCTACCAAGTGAATGTTTCCGATACAACAGGAGCGGGGGATGTTTTTAATGGTGCTCTAGCCACTTTCTGGCACCAAGGATTAGAAGAAGCTGTCACCCTAGCCAATGCAGCAGCCTCTCTCTCTGTCACAAAACTAGGAGCTCAAAGCGGATCCCCCACTTATCAAGAACTAAAGTATTTTTTACATCAATATCGTTATTCTAATGGCTAA
- a CDS encoding DUF4282 domain-containing protein, with translation MLNKQGNDFQLRNFFSFNKFITPSVITFMFNIGVLVIILMGISMIYEDLMRSDGFFGVLSSLWGGTWRLVLSLLFVRIATEFVMVVFDIRQNLREINNKTNYNKTN, from the coding sequence ATGCTTAATAAGCAAGGGAATGATTTTCAGCTTAGGAATTTTTTTTCATTTAATAAATTTATTACTCCTTCTGTTATAACTTTCATGTTTAATATTGGGGTGCTGGTTATCATACTTATGGGTATTTCGATGATTTATGAGGATCTCATGCGCAGTGATGGTTTTTTTGGGGTTTTGTCATCCTTGTGGGGGGGTACTTGGAGATTGGTGTTAAGTCTTTTATTTGTTAGGATAGCAACCGAATTTGTTATGGTTGTTTTTGATATTCGTCAAAACTTGCGGGAAATCAATAATAAAACCAATTATAATAAAACTAATTAA
- a CDS encoding acetylornithine/succinylornithine family transaminase, protein MKNYITPNFKFADIIPVKAQGNTVWDQNNKDYIDLLGGIAVNALGHCNPDLIQTIHEQADKLWHISNTFTTTPAQELAEKFVKNTFAEKVFLANSGAEANEAALKLARKYAHDHFGCKKNKIVSCHNSFHGRTLLTVTVGGQEKYQSGFGPLPPSIYYTEFNNIETLKDILDDETCAFIVEPIQGEGGVLPAHLEFLKIARELCNKYNIAFILDEIQTGMGRTGSLFAYQQYQITPDILTSAKALGCGLPIGAMLTTNQFAESFTPGSHGTTFGGNPLICAVANTAFDIINSENTLNNVKRQHEFFKTELTQIASETGKFKLIRGKGLLIGCVLADRFLGQAGQLVNEALKAGVIVNQAGTNVIRMTPSLIIDDEDRQKGLNRFKKAVEQWIPE, encoded by the coding sequence ATGAAAAACTATATTACACCCAATTTCAAATTTGCTGACATAATTCCTGTAAAAGCTCAGGGAAACACAGTTTGGGATCAAAATAATAAAGATTATATTGATCTGCTAGGCGGTATCGCCGTTAATGCTTTAGGACACTGCAATCCCGATTTAATTCAAACAATACATGAACAAGCAGACAAACTATGGCACATTTCCAATACCTTCACAACCACTCCTGCTCAGGAATTAGCAGAGAAGTTTGTTAAAAATACTTTTGCCGAAAAAGTATTCTTGGCTAATTCTGGTGCTGAAGCGAACGAAGCCGCTTTGAAGTTAGCCAGAAAATATGCTCATGATCATTTTGGTTGCAAAAAAAACAAAATTGTTTCGTGCCATAATAGTTTTCATGGTAGAACTTTATTGACAGTCACAGTTGGAGGACAAGAAAAATATCAATCAGGATTTGGCCCTTTACCACCATCGATTTATTATACTGAATTTAATAACATCGAAACCTTAAAAGACATACTAGATGATGAAACTTGTGCCTTTATAGTAGAACCAATACAAGGTGAAGGTGGCGTCTTACCAGCCCATCTTGAGTTTTTAAAAATTGCAAGGGAACTTTGTAATAAATATAACATTGCATTCATTCTAGACGAAATCCAGACAGGTATGGGTAGAACCGGAAGCCTTTTTGCCTACCAACAATATCAAATTACTCCTGATATCCTCACTTCAGCAAAAGCCTTAGGTTGCGGTCTCCCTATTGGAGCCATGCTCACTACTAATCAGTTTGCAGAATCTTTTACACCTGGCTCTCACGGTACCACTTTCGGAGGAAATCCATTAATATGTGCTGTTGCTAATACAGCCTTCGATATCATCAATTCGGAAAATACATTAAATAATGTGAAGAGACAACATGAATTCTTTAAAACCGAGTTAACCCAAATTGCATCTGAAACCGGTAAATTTAAATTAATTCGTGGGAAAGGTTTATTGATTGGTTGTGTACTGGCGGATAGGTTTTTAGGTCAAGCTGGCCAATTAGTTAATGAAGCTCTCAAAGCTGGCGTGATTGTCAACCAAGCGGGGACAAATGTTATTCGCATGACGCCTAGTTTAATTATTGATGATGAAGATAGGCAAAAAGGATTAAATCGATTTAAAAAAGCAGTAGAACAATGGATACCTGAATAA
- the lptF gene encoding LPS export ABC transporter permease LptF, with amino-acid sequence MIYQRQVIKELSINSVGIFSILLIILLFIQFVNLLGQVARGLISVDLFATVMSVSTIALLPLLLCVTCYISVLNVLTGYWHNSEMIVWLSSGVSLKKWIIPISLFSLPFVLVLLFLTLYLVPFINDKSFQYSEYLRKQPSLDFIEQGVFMPVPNGVIFVEEFDPKTNDFQSFFSHIADPNSGKFEITLAKRGSIDLDSGDVKITLRDANRYLGYPNRVDFSIFTVPKVEYFMQSNESEVKDIDLLTHKDWLPSKMLLSSKDPILESTLMWRLSIPIMAIILALFAIPLAYNNPRVNRNYNIIIAVVVFFIYQNALILMRNLIAKEIIGFWPGLFTVHSIMLFVTWIFLQYRLAPKAGFLSFLRTFFRKEVV; translated from the coding sequence ATGATTTATCAAAGACAGGTGATCAAAGAATTAAGTATTAATTCTGTTGGTATATTTTCTATTTTGCTTATTATTTTACTCTTTATCCAGTTCGTTAATTTATTGGGTCAAGTGGCAAGAGGGTTGATAAGTGTTGATTTATTTGCCACTGTTATGAGTGTATCTACCATTGCATTATTACCTTTGCTGTTGTGTGTTACTTGTTATATTAGTGTTTTAAATGTATTGACAGGATATTGGCACAATAGTGAAATGATAGTTTGGCTATCAAGTGGGGTTTCTTTAAAGAAATGGATTATTCCTATTTCTTTATTTAGTTTACCTTTTGTGTTAGTTCTACTATTCTTGACCTTGTATCTAGTACCTTTTATCAATGACAAAAGTTTTCAGTATTCCGAATATCTTAGGAAGCAGCCTAGTCTAGATTTCATAGAACAGGGGGTTTTTATGCCAGTACCCAACGGGGTCATTTTTGTAGAAGAATTTGATCCTAAGACTAATGATTTTCAGTCATTTTTTAGTCATATAGCAGATCCTAATTCTGGGAAATTTGAGATTACATTAGCGAAAAGGGGCTCTATTGATTTGGATAGTGGTGATGTTAAAATTACTTTACGTGATGCAAATCGTTATTTAGGGTATCCAAACCGTGTAGATTTTAGTATCTTTACTGTGCCTAAGGTAGAGTACTTTATGCAATCAAACGAATCAGAGGTAAAAGATATTGATTTGTTGACACATAAGGATTGGTTGCCTAGTAAGATGCTTTTGAGTAGTAAAGACCCTATATTAGAAAGTACGCTGATGTGGCGTTTATCAATCCCAATCATGGCTATTATATTGGCTTTATTTGCCATTCCTCTTGCTTATAACAATCCAAGAGTCAATAGAAATTACAATATTATTATTGCCGTTGTCGTATTTTTTATATATCAAAATGCCTTAATTTTAATGAGAAATTTGATTGCTAAAGAAATCATTGGGTTCTGGCCTGGATTATTTACTGTTCATAGTATTATGTTGTTTGTCACCTGGATCTTTCTTCAATATAGACTGGCACCTAAGGCTGGATTTCTTAGTTTTTTAAGAACATTTTTTAGAAAAGAGGTTGTTTAA
- the rpmJ gene encoding 50S ribosomal protein L36 yields the protein MQIVSSLKSAKTRHRDCQVVRRRGKVYVICKSNPKFKARQR from the coding sequence ATGCAAATAGTTTCATCTTTAAAATCAGCTAAGACACGTCATCGTGATTGTCAGGTTGTACGCCGTCGTGGAAAGGTTTACGTGATTTGTAAGAGTAATCCTAAATTTAAAGCAAGACAAAGATAA
- a CDS encoding D-alanyl-D-alanine endopeptidase gives MGELKNKKLRRLVFSTLILFFSVSIATANDFDDPLKRVIDIKVQSATIKPEGSQPDLIKMTQISQSKTKLNNNNKKVDDLEKIIQTIVDNPRPGSKSVKEVMILTVDNKDEGGFRWGNYLDSSLYSRSAIVINDRTGEVMYQKNPHIQTSLASITKLMAAMVFLDSKQNMSTPITITDEDVDRLKKSGSRLAVGTTLMRQELLHIGLMSSENRAIHALARNYPGGKTAFVSAMNAKARQLGMTNTIFYEPTGLDPRNKSTAYDIVRMAQAADRYPLIRYYTTDQQTQVRAKNGKMLTYRNSNVLVRNGQWNVGLQKTGYIKEAGRCMVVKSKFGDDNVYLVFLGAPSSYSRVSDAEHVREVFGGRYY, from the coding sequence ATGGGTGAATTAAAAAATAAGAAATTAAGACGACTAGTTTTTTCAACATTAATTTTGTTTTTTTCTGTTAGTATCGCTACTGCGAATGATTTTGATGATCCCTTAAAGAGAGTAATCGACATTAAGGTTCAGTCTGCCACAATTAAACCCGAAGGATCCCAGCCTGATCTGATCAAAATGACACAAATTTCTCAATCAAAAACTAAACTCAATAACAACAATAAAAAAGTAGATGACTTAGAAAAAATTATTCAAACAATTGTGGATAATCCAAGGCCGGGTAGCAAAAGTGTAAAAGAAGTAATGATTTTGACTGTTGATAATAAAGATGAAGGCGGTTTTCGGTGGGGCAATTATTTGGATTCTTCTCTTTACTCTCGTTCGGCTATTGTTATTAATGATAGAACGGGAGAGGTAATGTATCAAAAAAATCCTCATATTCAAACTTCTTTAGCCTCTATCACAAAATTAATGGCTGCAATGGTATTTTTAGATAGTAAGCAAAACATGTCAACACCAATTACCATTACGGATGAGGATGTAGATAGACTGAAAAAATCAGGGAGTCGTTTAGCGGTAGGGACGACTTTGATGAGGCAAGAATTGTTACATATAGGGCTAATGAGTAGTGAAAATAGGGCAATTCATGCTTTAGCTCGTAACTATCCAGGTGGTAAAACAGCTTTTGTAAGCGCTATGAATGCGAAGGCTAGGCAGTTGGGAATGACTAATACTATTTTTTATGAGCCAACTGGGCTGGATCCTCGAAATAAATCAACAGCCTATGATATTGTGAGAATGGCTCAAGCAGCTGACCGTTATCCTTTAATCCGCTATTATACAACTGATCAACAGACTCAAGTAAGAGCCAAGAATGGCAAAATGTTGACGTATAGAAATTCTAATGTTTTAGTTAGGAATGGGCAATGGAATGTAGGCCTACAAAAAACTGGGTATATTAAAGAAGCTGGACGCTGTATGGTAGTAAAAAGTAAGTTTGGTGATGATAATGTATACTTAGTATTTTTAGGTGCCCCGAGTTCTTATTCTAGGGTATCGGATGCAGAGCATGTAAGAGAAGTGTTTGGTGGTCGCTATTACTAA
- a CDS encoding aminotransferase class I/II-fold pyridoxal phosphate-dependent enzyme, producing MDYFPKSDKLQDVCYEIRGPVHKEACRLEEEGNKILKLNIGNPAPFGFDAPEEILMDIINNLSQSQGYCDSKGLYSARKAVVQYYQNKGLHSIDINDVYIGNGVSELIMMCMQGLLNSGDEVLIPRPDYPLWTAAVNLAGGKAVYYLCDEEANWYPDIADIKSKITSNTKAIVIINPNNPTGAVYSKEVLLEVVEVARKSGIIIFSDEIYEKIIYDGVIHYHIAALAPDLLTITMNGLSKAYRLAGFRQGWMVINGPKNHARGYIEGLDTLSSMRLCANVPMQVGIQTALGGYQSIDEFVLPGGRLLEQRNIVYNLLNEIPGISCVKQMGALYCFPKIDIKKFNITDDAKFVLDFLQQEKVLVVHGRGFNWDKPDHFRIVTLPYAYQLEIAMKKLERFLSGYSQS from the coding sequence ATGGACTACTTTCCGAAATCAGATAAGTTACAAGATGTTTGCTATGAAATAAGAGGGCCTGTACACAAAGAGGCGTGTCGTTTAGAGGAAGAAGGTAATAAAATTCTGAAACTAAATATAGGAAATCCCGCACCTTTCGGATTCGATGCACCTGAAGAGATATTGATGGATATTATTAACAATTTATCACAATCTCAGGGTTATTGTGATTCTAAAGGATTGTACTCGGCTAGAAAGGCAGTAGTGCAGTATTATCAAAACAAAGGCCTTCATTCTATTGATATTAATGATGTTTATATTGGAAATGGTGTTTCCGAACTAATTATGATGTGTATGCAAGGCTTGCTTAATAGTGGGGATGAGGTATTAATTCCTAGGCCTGATTATCCATTGTGGACTGCAGCAGTTAATTTGGCTGGGGGGAAGGCTGTATACTATTTATGTGATGAGGAAGCTAACTGGTATCCTGATATTGCAGATATAAAAAGTAAGATTACATCTAATACTAAAGCAATCGTTATTATTAATCCAAACAATCCAACGGGTGCTGTATATAGTAAAGAGGTGCTGTTAGAAGTTGTAGAAGTGGCGAGGAAGAGTGGTATTATTATTTTTTCAGATGAAATTTATGAAAAAATTATTTACGATGGTGTGATTCATTATCATATAGCTGCTTTAGCACCTGACTTATTGACGATAACTATGAATGGGCTATCTAAAGCATATAGATTGGCTGGTTTTAGACAGGGATGGATGGTTATTAATGGCCCCAAAAATCATGCTAGAGGTTATATCGAGGGCTTAGACACACTTTCCTCTATGCGTTTGTGTGCGAATGTTCCTATGCAAGTAGGTATTCAGACAGCACTTGGGGGTTATCAAAGTATTGATGAATTTGTGTTACCAGGTGGGAGATTATTGGAGCAAAGAAATATTGTCTATAATTTATTGAATGAAATACCGGGAATCAGTTGTGTGAAACAAATGGGTGCATTGTACTGTTTTCCTAAAATAGATATTAAAAAATTTAATATTACTGATGACGCAAAATTTGTATTAGATTTTTTACAACAGGAAAAAGTTTTAGTCGTACACGGGCGTGGATTTAATTGGGATAAACCGGATCATTTTAGGATAGTTACTTTGCCGTATGCATACCAGCTAGAGATAGCAATGAAAAAATTGGAACGATTTTTATCAGGTTACTCACAAAGTTAG
- the infC gene encoding translation initiation factor IF-3: MIAQEKKTRINDEITVTNVRLIDQNGQQVGIVPISSALNTAYDAGLDLVEISPTAKPPVCRIIDFGKFKYEQAKKMDEAKKKQKQIQIKEIKFRPSTDEGDYIVKLRNIRRFINDGNKVKVTLRFRGREMAHQQLGLQLLDRVKDDLQNEITVEQYPKLEGRQMVMMIAPQKKK, encoded by the coding sequence ATCATCGCTCAAGAAAAGAAAACTCGTATTAACGATGAGATAACAGTAACAAATGTACGTTTAATTGATCAAAATGGACAACAAGTAGGCATTGTGCCCATCTCAAGTGCGCTCAATACTGCATATGACGCAGGTTTAGATCTGGTTGAAATATCTCCAACGGCTAAACCACCTGTATGTAGGATTATAGATTTTGGTAAATTCAAATATGAACAAGCTAAAAAAATGGATGAGGCCAAGAAAAAGCAAAAGCAAATTCAAATTAAAGAAATTAAATTTAGACCTAGTACTGATGAAGGTGATTACATTGTTAAATTAAGAAATATTAGAAGATTCATTAATGATGGCAATAAAGTAAAAGTAACACTCCGCTTTAGAGGTCGTGAAATGGCTCACCAACAACTAGGTTTACAATTACTGGATAGGGTAAAAGATGACTTACAAAATGAAATTACAGTCGAACAATATCCTAAACTTGAAGGTCGACAAATGGTTATGATGATCGCACCTCAAAAGAAAAAGTGA
- the lptG gene encoding LPS export ABC transporter permease LptG: MNKLSRYLFSNLFQAVLSSLLVLVVLYGLFDTLFKGGDFIKESKYFFMTLQYMFIRIPVYVYQIAPIAVLIGAIIALTRLVRNNEYVVILTSGVSLFKVVRILLGFSVIAGMLLALLGEYLVPPSEEITDHIIARSKVANVNMLGKYNVWLKLDNEIIELWEVLPDYTFKNILRYQLIDNKKLGYIKFSKMGEYEGSNTWRLKDVSTVTFQDREISSTISNDEIWKPNFNLDLLNILVNKPKNMSVQNLQQYINYLNKNHQKTIDYEVEMWKKIFYPSSLLVMVLIALIFTPIMGRHRNVGLKIILSLLVGFIYFFSIRFLGFFTQISNINPIWFAALPTLIFVGVLITVLYCQDRGYMTRT, translated from the coding sequence GTGAATAAGCTTTCTAGATATCTTTTTTCTAATTTATTTCAAGCTGTTTTGTCTTCTTTATTGGTTTTGGTTGTTTTATATGGGTTATTTGATACTTTGTTTAAAGGTGGAGATTTTATTAAAGAATCAAAATATTTTTTCATGACCTTACAGTACATGTTTATTCGAATACCTGTTTATGTTTATCAAATAGCACCTATTGCAGTTTTGATTGGGGCGATTATTGCACTAACTAGATTGGTTAGGAATAATGAATATGTAGTGATACTCACTAGTGGGGTTTCTCTTTTCAAAGTTGTTCGGATTTTATTAGGGTTTTCAGTGATAGCTGGTATGTTATTGGCATTATTGGGGGAGTATTTGGTGCCCCCTTCTGAGGAGATAACAGACCATATCATAGCAAGATCTAAAGTCGCAAACGTCAATATGCTTGGTAAATATAATGTGTGGTTAAAGTTAGATAACGAGATAATTGAATTATGGGAGGTATTACCTGACTATACGTTTAAAAATATTTTACGTTACCAACTAATCGATAACAAAAAATTAGGCTATATTAAATTTTCTAAAATGGGGGAATATGAAGGTTCCAATACATGGAGATTAAAAGATGTTTCCACAGTCACTTTTCAAGATCGAGAGATTAGTAGCACTATTTCTAATGATGAGATTTGGAAGCCTAATTTTAATTTGGACTTATTAAATATATTGGTCAACAAGCCGAAAAATATGTCTGTACAAAATCTTCAGCAATATATAAATTATCTTAATAAAAACCATCAGAAAACAATTGATTATGAAGTGGAAATGTGGAAAAAAATTTTTTACCCTTCTTCTCTGTTAGTTATGGTTCTCATAGCTCTGATTTTTACCCCTATTATGGGGCGTCATAGAAATGTTGGATTAAAAATTATATTGAGTCTATTAGTGGGATTTATTTACTTTTTTAGTATAAGATTTTTAGGTTTTTTTACTCAAATTAGCAATATTAATCCTATTTGGTTTGCAGCCTTGCCAACTCTTATATTTGTGGGAGTTCTAATTACCGTTTTATATTGCCAGGATAGGGGATACATGACTAGAACATGA
- a CDS encoding type B 50S ribosomal protein L31: protein MKDGIHPENYREVLFFDSGANKGWVIPSCTPTNQTMKWEDGHEYPVFMLDTSAASHPVYTGKQREYNNEGRASKFNQRYQSMMGSLRKKGS from the coding sequence ATGAAGGACGGGATTCATCCAGAGAATTATAGAGAAGTTCTGTTTTTTGATAGTGGTGCTAATAAAGGTTGGGTCATTCCATCTTGTACCCCTACTAATCAGACAATGAAATGGGAAGATGGTCATGAATATCCAGTTTTTATGTTGGATACTTCGGCAGCTTCCCACCCTGTTTATACGGGTAAGCAGCGAGAATACAACAATGAAGGTCGTGCTAGTAAATTTAATCAACGCTATCAGTCTATGATGGGATCTTTGAGAAAGAAAGGTAGTTAA